In the genome of Calothrix sp. PCC 6303, the window AAAACTATGTATCTTGTCAACTACTTCTACTGGACTGGTGCTCTAGGATGCGACGGGCTTTAGAACGTCGTATTGAACCTTTTTGTTTGCGGCACAACTTTTGTTGCTTGCGTTTGAGGTTTCTTTCTCGTTTCTTTAAGTGTTTGGGATTGTCAAATTTAGAACCATCAGACGTAACCGCAAAATGCGTTAGTCCAACATCAATGCCAACAGCTTTCCCTTCTGATTTGATTTCAATATCTGGCAATCCGTCGTCAAACAGCAAAGAAGCATAATATTTTCCTGCACAATTCATGCTAACTGTGACGGTTTTTATCTTTCCATCAAATGTACGGTGAATCTTTGCAGGAATAATACCTAACTTCCCAGGAAACTTGAGTGACTTATCATCAACAATTTCGACGTATTGGGGATACTGAATTGACTGTTTATCGTGCTTTGATTTGAATTTTGGGAATGATACCCTTGCTTCAAAGAAGTTTACAAATGCTCTCGATAGATTTAGGGAGACACTTTGTAGCACCTGGCTATAAGTTTCACCAAGCCATTCAAACTCTTTTTTTAGTGCAGGTAGTCGGCTATTCATCCCAATCTGAGATAAGCCCTTGCCTGTTTGTTTATAGAGTTCATTTGTTGCGTTGAGTGAATTATTCCAATACCAACGAGCGCAACCAAAAGCTTTTGATAGCAGATGCTTTTGCTCGATAGTTGGATAAATTCTGACTTTGGCAACGTTTTTCATTGAGTTATTTTCTCATCAATACCTTCGCCAAAGTAAGAGGATGAAGAGGAAGAGGTAGGGCGTTTCGTAGTAGAGTTATTGTCTCTCACAACGACAACTCAAAAACCACTATGTGCGCCCATGCTTGACATTTTATCATTGTTACAATGCTTCCTGCCGCAGATAAACGCTACAACGATGAAGCAATTGAACCAAATAATCTTGGCAATGTTAGCGATGAGCGGGCGAGTCACTATGTTGGGAATTTCTCGTTGGACAGGTAGTGGTGGTAGTTATCGGACGATGTTGAGATTTTTTCATACGGTAATCCCTTGGGCGACATTGTTTTGGCTATTTTTCCGCAAGCATTTGTTCCGTGCGAATGAGGTGTATTTACTTGCAGGAGATGAAGTTGTAGTAAGTAAATCCGGGAAAAAAACTTATGGGTTGGATAGATTCTTTTCCAGCCTAGTAAGTAAGCCAATATCAGGGTTATCTTTCTTTACATTATCATTAGTAAGTGTTGAACAAAGGCACTCATTTCCAATTCAGATAGAACAGGTAATAAAGAACGATATAGAAAAAAGTAGCGTATCGTTAAGACCAGAAATAAAAGCCAAAGAAAAACGTGGACGTGGACGACCAAAAGGGAGTAAAAATAAAAACAAGACCGAAGTAATTCTTACGTCTGAATTACTCAGAATTAAGAAGATGATTAATGAGCTAGTCAAGCTGGTAGCTAACTTTATCCCACTGACTTACTTAGTCTTAGATGGTCATTTTGGAAACAATAATGCTTTGCAGATGGCTCGACAGGTCAACTTACATATAATTTCCAAGTTACGCCACGATTCAGCATTATACATACCTTACCAAAATCCTGACCCTAATCATCGTTCACGCCGTAAATACGGAGATAAACTAGACTGGCGTAATATTTCTGATGAATATTTGCGTCAAAGTAGTATCGAAGAGGATATCCAAACCGATAGTTACCAAGCTACTTTACTGCACAAAGAATTTGCCCAGTCCCTGAATGTAGTTATTTTGGTGAAAACAAATCTGAAAACTAATGCTCGCAGTCACGTAATTCTGTTTTCTAGTGACCTAAAGTTGTCATCTGAGAAAATAATTGACTACTACAAACTACGCTTTCAGATCGAGTTTAACTTCCGTGATGCCAAGCAATTTTGGGGATTGGAAGACTTTATGAACATCGGTCAAACTGCGGTGACTAATGCTGCTAATCTAGCATTCTTTATGGTTAATTTATCTCATCATCTTCTCGCTGATTTCCGCATCCTGAATCCCGACTCCGGCATTATTGACCTTAAGGCTCATTACCGTGGTTTTCGATATGTTCATGAAATCTTAAAAATGCTTCCAGAAATTCCTGAGCCTATTTTATTAACCCAGATTTTTGCCAAGCTTACTTCTTTAGGGCGTATTCATCACGTTTCTACGGGCGTTGAATCCTCTTAATTTGGCAGAGGTATTGCTCATGAATCACATTTATTATAAATATGATATTTGAAATAAAATATAATTAGATGCTGGATCTAGCATCTGTTGCTATCCATCCCCAGCTTGTAGAAGCATGGGAAATTCCGCAAAATTAGTTAAAACAGAATTTATTGAAGATAAACCTAGGAATCATATCGCTTTTTCTTGGCATTCCGAAAGAAACTTTAAAATAGTCAAAGGTCGGGTTTTGAAGATTAACCCGACCTTTGATACTTTTTTGATAACTTTATAGGTTTTGTAGCTTTCGTGCGATAAATATAGCACTAAAGTCTATAGAAATTTTATGTTATTTATATTTATTAAACATTAAACATAACTAGATTAGGAGTGAAGGGTACAGGGACATAAAAGCAGAATCATCCTTGACCCTTTAACTCAGATAGTTACAGACTTCTGAAAAAACCGAAGATACCATGTCCGGTGAATACTTCCAATGCAATTAGCGAAATGAAACCAATCATTGCTAAACGACCATTCAACATCTCAGCATAGGTTG includes:
- a CDS encoding chlorophyll a/b-binding protein — encoded protein: MTSYKGSIIDETGKLNNFAIEPKVYVDAQGDRTGFTTYAEMLNGRLAMIGFISLIALEVFTGHGIFGFFRSL
- a CDS encoding RNA-guided endonuclease InsQ/TnpB family protein; the protein is MKNVAKVRIYPTIEQKHLLSKAFGCARWYWNNSLNATNELYKQTGKGLSQIGMNSRLPALKKEFEWLGETYSQVLQSVSLNLSRAFVNFFEARVSFPKFKSKHDKQSIQYPQYVEIVDDKSLKFPGKLGIIPAKIHRTFDGKIKTVTVSMNCAGKYYASLLFDDGLPDIEIKSEGKAVGIDVGLTHFAVTSDGSKFDNPKHLKKRERNLKRKQQKLCRKQKGSIRRSKARRILEHQSSRSS
- a CDS encoding IS4 family transposase, translated to MLDILSLLQCFLPQINATTMKQLNQIILAMLAMSGRVTMLGISRWTGSGGSYRTMLRFFHTVIPWATLFWLFFRKHLFRANEVYLLAGDEVVVSKSGKKTYGLDRFFSSLVSKPISGLSFFTLSLVSVEQRHSFPIQIEQVIKNDIEKSSVSLRPEIKAKEKRGRGRPKGSKNKNKTEVILTSELLRIKKMINELVKLVANFIPLTYLVLDGHFGNNNALQMARQVNLHIISKLRHDSALYIPYQNPDPNHRSRRKYGDKLDWRNISDEYLRQSSIEEDIQTDSYQATLLHKEFAQSLNVVILVKTNLKTNARSHVILFSSDLKLSSEKIIDYYKLRFQIEFNFRDAKQFWGLEDFMNIGQTAVTNAANLAFFMVNLSHHLLADFRILNPDSGIIDLKAHYRGFRYVHEILKMLPEIPEPILLTQIFAKLTSLGRIHHVSTGVESS